The Oceanispirochaeta sp. M1 DNA window CCGAACCTGAGACATCCTCATCAATGAATCTTCCGAGACTGATGAGGAAGCATTCAATTCTTCTTCAATCAGAGTGAGTCTCTCCCTGGCCAGATCTGTTTCACCCTTTCTTAAGGCTATAAGAGACAGAAGAATACGGGAATTAATGACTCCCTTGAAATATAAGGCTTGTTCAGAATCATCGAGACAGTTCTCAGCCTCTTCCTGTGCGTCTTTCAGGGATTTATATGTGAGAAGATATCCATTTTGAAGGCGGGAATCTATGGTACTTTGAATCTCAGGATTCATAAGATAAAATATGCATCTTTCAGGCGGACTTAGTCAACAATAAAATAAAAAGGGATTCTACCGAACGACAGTAGAATCCCTTTTCTATACAGCTTAAATCAAAACAGATGATTCATAAGAATCAGCCGTAGATAGCACCGAAATTTTTACAGGCTCTGAAGTCCGCCCCTTCCTCATCCATACCGAAAGAGGCCCAGGCACTGGGTCTGAATCCTTCTTCCTCAACATTATGCATATTGACTGGAATTCGCAGCATGGAACAGAGTGTAATCAGGTCCTGACCAATATGGCCGTAGCTGACAGCACCATGGTTTGCACCCCATTTTGCCATTACCGTATACACATCTTTGAATGATCCTTCTCCGTTTACACGGGGAACGAACCAGGTTGTAGGCCAGGTTGGATTGGTTCTGTCATCCAGCTTGTCATGCACTTCCGCAGGAACATCAACAGTCCAGCCTTCGGCCAGCTGTAGTACGGGTCCCTGTCCCTTAACATAATTCAGACGGGCCATGGTACAAGGCATTCCACCCTTTGTCAGGAAGTCGGTTGAGTAACCGCCGCCTCTGAAATATCCGCCGTCACCGACACAGAACTCAGTTGCTTTAAGAGTCTTCTCAACATCTTCTGCAGTAATATCCCAGAAGGGTTTCATTACAGGAGTTCCTTTGGAATCACTCATCTGTCCGGCACCGTCAAGAGTGGTGGAACCAGAGTTGATAAGGTGGATAAATCCGTCTTTGGCAAGTCCATCAGGTTTCCATCCGGTCACACGCTCGATAGCTTCGGGGCTCCAGAAGGTTCTTACATCGCTGAAGATCTGTGCTGTGTTTGTTAAAAGATGACCGAAGAGCATGGTGATACCGTTGAGATAATCATTCTCTGTTGCCATAACAAAAGCTTCTCTTATGCCGTTCCAGTCAAAGGAGGTATTCAGGAAGGTTTCCATGAAGTCACCGTTGGGATAGTGATCGGTCCAGGACCTCTGTCCCTGAAAACCACCGCATATTGCATTTCGACCCAGAGATTCCTCACCGAATCCAAGTTCCTTCAGCCTGGGATTTCCAACCATCAGATCCTTACCGATAAGGACCATTTTGACGACATATTCCCAGTCCGCAGCTCTCTGCTCGGGGCTTCTGCGGTATTCGGGAGGATTAGCTGTGTCTTCCTGCTCCTTGCAGTTTTCCTTAACCCATTTAAGGGCTATCGCATATTCATCCTTATCAAAGATGCCCTCTTCCACACGACGGGCTACTTCACTCATATCAACAACTTCTGTTCTCATGCCGAGATAATCCAGAAGGAAGTCCTGATTCACAAGAGAACCGGCAATTCCCATGGACATTCCACCGATAGAGAGATAGGACTTTCCTTTCATGGTTGCAACGGCCAGTGCTGATTTTGTAAAACGCAGCAGTTTATCTTTAACATCTGCAGGTACTGATGTGTCGTCTGAATCCTGTACATCCCTACCGTAAATACCGAAAGCAGGCAGGCCTTTCTGAGTGTATCCGGCAAGAGCTGCAGCCAGATAAACGGCTCCGGGTCTTTCTGTTCCGTTAAACCCCCAGACTGCCTTGGGAAGAAGAGGATCTGTATCCATTACTTCTGTTCCGTAGCACCAGCAGGGAGTTACAGTAAGAGAAACTCCAACACCTTCTTTAGCAAACTTATCAGCACAGTCCGCAGCTTCGGCAACACCACCGATTGTAGAGTCGGCAATGACACATTCAACAGGCAGACCATTGGAATGTCTCAGATTCTCCTCTATCAGCTTTGCTGCGGATCTAGCCATATTCATGGTCTGTACTTCAAGGGATTCTCTTACCCCTCTTTCTCTTCCGTCAATGACCGGTCTGATACCGACCTTGGGCATGCGGCCTCTGAGTCTGTTTACAGGTTCTGTTTTTTTAATATCCATAGTTCCTCCTATTGAGACTGCCGTACAGACTCAATGGTTTAAATGATTTTGACCAAAAGGCCAAAGGGTTTACAAATCAAATGTAATCGATTACATTCTTACATAGACTCAATGATAAATCAAGTTTTTTATAAAAGAATAATCTTGAAGAATGCTATATAACTATGTGCGGGAGAAAAGTATTCGATGCCGAAAAAGAATTTAACAGTTAAAGAGGTCGCCGCCAAAGCCGGTGTTTCAACCGCAACTATCTCACGGGTTCTTAACGGAGATCCTAAAGTACGTCCCGCTACTGCAGAAAAGGTAAAAAAAGTTATTAAGCAGAGCGGCTACAGAATGAACCAGACCGCCCGAAGCCTTAAAACAAGACGAACTCATACAATTGGTATTGTAGCCCCTGAGTTTAAGAATGAATTTTTCATGAGCATTGTCACCGGTATAGAAGATATGCTGAAAAACGAAGGTTATTCAGTTGTTCTCTGCAGTTCTCAGGAGAGTATAGATGAAGAAAAAGATCGACTTAAACTTCTGAAAGAGAAAAATGTGGATGGTACTATCATCATTCCCGGCAGCAGTGAAGGAGAGCATTTCAACCTGATGGGGGAAACTCCGGTGGTACTGGTGGACCGTCTGGTACAGGGCTTCAGCTCTGATGCTGTGCTGTCGGATAACTTCCAGGGCAGCTATGAAGCCGTAAAATCTGCCGCTTCAAAGGGTGCGCGGAGGATCGGGTTCCTGGGGGGAGATATGGAATTGACCTCTGCAAAAGAACGATACGAGGGGTTCAATAAGGCCTGTCAGGATTTCAGTATTCAGGCCGATGAAGATCTGATCCTCTTCGGTAACTATCATGAAGACAGCGGGTACAAACTGATGAAGCAGCTGATGGAACATACATCCCCCCCGGATTACATCTTCATCTCCAACTACTTCATGCATCTGGGTGCGGCCCGTTATCTGCTGGAAGCAGGACATGACTTCCCCGGGCTTCATATTCTCTCCTTTGATGACCTCCCTCTGGCATCCTTCTTTCCATGCATAAGCATCATTGTGGCACAGCCGATGGAAGAGATAGGAAGAAAAGCCGCAGAACTCCTCCTTGGAAGAATCAGGGGAGACATGAGTGAACATAAAACTATCCGCCTTGAAACAAAAATGAGAATGCTGGAATAATCAGTCGATCTGAAAATCACCCTTACCGCTGTTCTTAACACGGTACATGGCTTCATCCGCCCTTTTCATCATGGAATCCATATCAGGAACAGTTCCTGCCTCAGCCAGGGCGATTCCAATACTGGCTCCAATATTTGCCGCACCGACAGAAAGAGGAAACTCTTTATTTATGGCATCCAGAACCTTACGGGCAACAATACTGCACTGATCCCTGTTCTCAAGATGAGTCATGAGGACAACAAATTCATCACCTCCGATCCTTGCGACTGTATCACTGGAGCGGACTGAGTTTTTCAAACGTTTCGCCACCAGAACAAGGAGCTCATCGCCGCTGTCATGACCAAGTGTGTCATTCACAGATTTAAATCCATCCAGATCTATAAACATAACAGCAAATATCTGTTCATAACGTTTAAGCTCTTCGATAAGCTGTTCAATTCTTGATTTAAGTAACTCCCGATTAGGCAGATTTGTCAGAGAATCATAAAGAGCCGAATGAGTAAGGGCAGTCTTGTATTTATTCCTCTGATCCACAGCTCTCGCCAACAGGAGTGTCAGAAAACCGAGAATAAATGCTGCAAGAAGATTATAGAAAAGAAGTTTTTGTAAAAGACTTTCCCTGGATATGCCGAAATCTTCACAGCAGATCCAGTTTACAAGGTTCCATTTCGGGCCGTTTTTGATCCCCGGGGTATCTTTCAGGGGCTGAATTTCAAGAAAAGTGTATATACGCTCCTGATTCATTATCTGTGTAAAAGGAGATGACGAAACTTCATTCCAGAGATCAGGATTTTCTATTCTCATGGTCAGATGTTCTCTTTCCGGATACATAAATCCCCACTCCTGATCGGGATCATCCTGAAAAAGCCAATATCCGTCTTCATTCATAAGGGCAAAGACACCCGGATTACTATGTGTTGCCGATTCCAGTTCATCCAGAAGCTCAGCTGCAAGATAATTAAGAATAAGGACTCCGGACTTTTCACCAGTACTGTTTACTATGGGAGTTCCAAAGCGGATTATGGGCTTGAGAGGTTCTTCAATTGTCCCCTGTTCCTTATTCAGATCCAGAGGTGAAACATAGATATCATTGTTATCCAGCGAATAACTCTCATAGAAATAGTAGCGGTCTTTCTTATTCTGCAGGTCATCCTTTTTAACAATATTGGGATTCCCTGAATTATAATTTACCCTTATTTCCTCTTTACCGGATTTATTGATATAGCGGATCTGATCATATATTTTTTTTGTACGGGAAAATATAAGGAATTCAAGTTCTATGGAATGTCTGTCTTCATCATTCTGAATATTTTTATAGCGAATAAGCTCATTCAATTCAGGAAGAAAGAGTATATCCGACTTAACAGACTGAAAATGGCTCTCAATCATATCTCCCAGGTAACGAACCTGAGCCTCTGACTGAACCT harbors:
- a CDS encoding L-fucose isomerase, whose amino-acid sequence is MDIKKTEPVNRLRGRMPKVGIRPVIDGRERGVRESLEVQTMNMARSAAKLIEENLRHSNGLPVECVIADSTIGGVAEAADCADKFAKEGVGVSLTVTPCWCYGTEVMDTDPLLPKAVWGFNGTERPGAVYLAAALAGYTQKGLPAFGIYGRDVQDSDDTSVPADVKDKLLRFTKSALAVATMKGKSYLSIGGMSMGIAGSLVNQDFLLDYLGMRTEVVDMSEVARRVEEGIFDKDEYAIALKWVKENCKEQEDTANPPEYRRSPEQRAADWEYVVKMVLIGKDLMVGNPRLKELGFGEESLGRNAICGGFQGQRSWTDHYPNGDFMETFLNTSFDWNGIREAFVMATENDYLNGITMLFGHLLTNTAQIFSDVRTFWSPEAIERVTGWKPDGLAKDGFIHLINSGSTTLDGAGQMSDSKGTPVMKPFWDITAEDVEKTLKATEFCVGDGGYFRGGGYSTDFLTKGGMPCTMARLNYVKGQGPVLQLAEGWTVDVPAEVHDKLDDRTNPTWPTTWFVPRVNGEGSFKDVYTVMAKWGANHGAVSYGHIGQDLITLCSMLRIPVNMHNVEEEGFRPSAWASFGMDEEGADFRACKNFGAIYG
- a CDS encoding LacI family DNA-binding transcriptional regulator, which encodes MPKKNLTVKEVAAKAGVSTATISRVLNGDPKVRPATAEKVKKVIKQSGYRMNQTARSLKTRRTHTIGIVAPEFKNEFFMSIVTGIEDMLKNEGYSVVLCSSQESIDEEKDRLKLLKEKNVDGTIIIPGSSEGEHFNLMGETPVVLVDRLVQGFSSDAVLSDNFQGSYEAVKSAASKGARRIGFLGGDMELTSAKERYEGFNKACQDFSIQADEDLILFGNYHEDSGYKLMKQLMEHTSPPDYIFISNYFMHLGAARYLLEAGHDFPGLHILSFDDLPLASFFPCISIIVAQPMEEIGRKAAELLLGRIRGDMSEHKTIRLETKMRMLE
- a CDS encoding sensor domain-containing diguanylate cyclase → MKLIYSDKSELKFYQRFLLYFSVIMLLSFFMILSILLISRNQRIREYKVQSEAQVRYLGDMIESHFQSVKSDILFLPELNELIRYKNIQNDEDRHSIELEFLIFSRTKKIYDQIRYINKSGKEEIRVNYNSGNPNIVKKDDLQNKKDRYYFYESYSLDNNDIYVSPLDLNKEQGTIEEPLKPIIRFGTPIVNSTGEKSGVLILNYLAAELLDELESATHSNPGVFALMNEDGYWLFQDDPDQEWGFMYPEREHLTMRIENPDLWNEVSSSPFTQIMNQERIYTFLEIQPLKDTPGIKNGPKWNLVNWICCEDFGISRESLLQKLLFYNLLAAFILGFLTLLLARAVDQRNKYKTALTHSALYDSLTNLPNRELLKSRIEQLIEELKRYEQIFAVMFIDLDGFKSVNDTLGHDSGDELLVLVAKRLKNSVRSSDTVARIGGDEFVVLMTHLENRDQCSIVARKVLDAINKEFPLSVGAANIGASIGIALAEAGTVPDMDSMMKRADEAMYRVKNSGKGDFQID